Sequence from the Limibacillus sp. genome:
GACCGGAGCCGGGACGATCTGCTGACCCCCTTCGGCAAGGCGACGCTGACCGACCGTTACCTGATGCCCGGCGAGTCTTATCAGGACCTCTTCGCCCGGGTCGCGGCGCACTACGCCGACGACAGCGCCCATGGCCAGCGCCTCTACGATTACATCTCCAAGCTGTGGTACATGCCGGCGACGCCGGTGCTTTCCAACGGCGGCACCAAGCGCGGCCTGCCGATCTCCTGCTTCCTGAACGAAGCCGGTGATTCGCTGGACGGCATCGTTGGGCTGTGGAACGAGAACGTCTGGCTCGCCGCGCGCGGGGGCGGCATCGGCAGCTATTGGGGCAACCTGCGCTCCATCGGCGAGAAGGTCGGCAAGAACGGCAAGACCTCCGGCGTGATCCCCTTCATCCGCGTGATGGATTCCCTGACGCTGGCGATCTCTCAGGGCTCGCTCCGCCGCGGCTCGGCGGCCTGCTACATGCCGATTTCCCATCCGGAGATCGACGAGTTCATCGAGATGCGCCGCCCGACCGGCGGCGACCCGAACCGCAAGGCGCTCAACCTGCATCATGGCGTGGTCATCTCCGACGCCTTCATGCGCGCCGTCGAGCAGGACGCCGAATGGGCGCTGCTCAGCCCGCACGACAACCACGTTGTGCGCAAGGTCTCCGCGCGCTCGCTCTGGGTCCGCCTCCTGACCGCGCGGATCGAGACGGGCGAGCCCTACATCATCTATGGCGATCACGTGAACCGGCAGATACCCGAACACCACAAGCTGGCCGGTCTGAGCGTGAAGATGTCGAACCTCTGCAGCGAGATCACGCTGCCGACCGGCATGGATCATCTCGGCAAGGAGCGGACCGCCGTCTGCTGCCTCTCCTCTCTCAACCTAGAGACCTATGAGGAGTGGGAGAACGAGGAGGGCTTCATCGAGGACATCATGCGCTTCCTCGACAACGTGCTGAGCGACTACATCGCCAACGCGCCCGATTCCATGGAGCGGGCCCGCTACTCCGCCATGCGCGAACGCTCGGTCGGGCTCGGCGTCATGGGTTTTCACTCTTTCCTGCAGAAGCGCCGCATCCCGCTGGAAGGCGTGATGTCGAAGGTCTGGAACATGAAGATCTTCAAGAAGATCCGCGAGGAGGCCAATGCCGCCAGCCGCACGCTGGCCGAAGAGCGCGGCCCCTGCCCCGACGCCGCCGAGTTCGGCATCATGGAGCGCTTCTCCAACAAGATGGCCATTGCACCCACCGCCTCCATCTCGATCATCTGCGGCGGCGCCTCTCCCGGCATCGAGCCGACCGCAGCCAACGCCTATACTCACAAGACCCTC
This genomic interval carries:
- a CDS encoding ribonucleoside-diphosphate reductase subunit alpha, with protein sequence MDNPAVFRQSDGFEGADDPVEKDVAEARRRAAKDDHGKAPQAKKSTGPVAEGRKTASGGADAKSGGKDDDDLFRDERIRDVFQNDRGVEIRMDRSRDDLLTPFGKATLTDRYLMPGESYQDLFARVAAHYADDSAHGQRLYDYISKLWYMPATPVLSNGGTKRGLPISCFLNEAGDSLDGIVGLWNENVWLAARGGGIGSYWGNLRSIGEKVGKNGKTSGVIPFIRVMDSLTLAISQGSLRRGSAACYMPISHPEIDEFIEMRRPTGGDPNRKALNLHHGVVISDAFMRAVEQDAEWALLSPHDNHVVRKVSARSLWVRLLTARIETGEPYIIYGDHVNRQIPEHHKLAGLSVKMSNLCSEITLPTGMDHLGKERTAVCCLSSLNLETYEEWENEEGFIEDIMRFLDNVLSDYIANAPDSMERARYSAMRERSVGLGVMGFHSFLQKRRIPLEGVMSKVWNMKIFKKIREEANAASRTLAEERGPCPDAAEFGIMERFSNKMAIAPTASISIICGGASPGIEPTAANAYTHKTLSGSFAVRNKHLESLLEEKGRNDEETWSSITINEGSVQHLDFLDQDEKDCFKTAFELDQRWLIELAADRAPFVCQAQSLNIFLPANVHKRDLHQIHFQAWKKGVKSLYYCRSRSIQRAETSMGDRSVEAKALPLLGKVNAGEQPSGGSSTDYEECLSCQ